TCAGATCAAGACTCTTGAAAATCTgatgttcaaaattaaaattcctTAGCGACCCCCTCGCTCTGTTAGGTCAGAGTACAGTAACAGACAtcaaactttcttttttcttttttttaataggtgaaagtaaattttattgatataagaggcattgcccaagtacacaagtgGTATACAAAGAACATGCATGATTACAACTAAGAACTAGTGATAGTTACAAGCAAATCATGAAGGTTATCCGTGTTACAAATAATGGCCAAAGCCCAAGAAAGAAGTGTATTGTAGAAAAATCGTTTCAGTTCATCCACAGATGTCAAACTTCTTGATGTTGCTACCATTCCCTGCCCTCTTACTTATAGAACACCACGGACTTCTTGAACAGTTTTGTGTTGTCACTAGCGATCCCCACCAAATCTCTTTGGGGTGAAGAACATTTAACCTGGCCTGGtatttaaaagattttcttgTCAAACAACAAAGTGGACCACAACCCCTGGCAACATTCCAAACTCCCCCAAAGAGAAAGCACACATTGAAAAACATTGAATCCAGACCTCCCACCAGTAAAGACTGAAAGATACTGCTTGATCTAATGGCTTCCATTGCATCTTTGTTCTTCTTTAAAGTGCTACTTTTCtttgatatttcatttttttttattattaagaagCAATTTGTTAAGGTAAGGATGCTTATGTTTTGAGATCTAACATTTATTATTACAGGATGCACCAATACTTGGGAAGCCAACGATTTTTGCAACCACTGATGTGGGGTAAATCACTGATCTTTTTGTTGCTCgtttttgcatgaacattttaAATTCCTCCCTGTTTATcgtctgttctttttttttttttttttgaagcatatGTAGTAtgatatttctttaaatttttttattttttatttttcatttttgtgccTTTTTCGTTTCAAATTGTTCCCCGTGGTAAAATTCTGTTAAGAGTCTCCTATATAAAAcagtgattattattattttttgataagtaaacgattgtattaataataataggcatagcccaagtacacaagatggcaTACAAGAGATAACACCTATCTAGGAAGAAACAGAggatacaagaaagtcatgaacatcacggccattaaaatctacagctaAAGCCCATAGAAATAGAGTTCTAATAAAAAGAGATCTAAGTTCCTCTATTGTACACCTTGTCTTCGAACGTCCGATCATTTCGTTCCTGTCACAAACACCGCAGAATACAgataggaaccatcttccacacagctttAATTTGTGGGATACCTCTCAGCGCTGTCCAGTTGGCCAGCAGTGCTTTCACTGAGGCAGGCATCAAGCTAAGTCTAATCTGTGAAAAACTTCATCCCATAGTGCTCTAGCAAGCTCACAATGCAGTAAGAGATGATCGACGGTCTCGCTagttttcttacacatgcagcTCCAGTCTATTATGATCACCCGGTGCTTCTCAAAATCTTACCTAGAGATGGTGTCCAAGCAAAAAATGCCGCTTTAGGAGGTGCCGTGGTTTTGCCAAATCTTTTGCCATGGAAACTAAATGTTCTGTGATTGAGTGAGAGACTTATAGAAAGAGCAAACCGAAAGTGCCTTTACCTGTAGGTACCCACCATAGTGAGTCAACACTTGGAGTGCTCGGTTGCAACATAGAATACAAGAGACTAAAAAATTCCTCAAAGCTACCAACTTCCCAGTCTTGGGCCGCCCTGTTAAAGTTAATGTTCCATTGGATTTGATCCCCAGATATCACCATTAGATCAGACACTGAAGCTCCTTTCTCACTCGCAACACGGAAAACTGAAGGGGAAGAATCCTTTTAAGGCATTATTCCCACACCAAAGGTCGTTCCAGAATTTTATTCTAGAGCCATCCCCTAACACAAGTCTAGTGTGACGAGTAAAGATCCCCCACCCACATCTAATGTGTTTCCACACTCCCACCCCATAAGCTCCACTTACCTCTCTAGTGCACCAACCCCCCCACACACCTTCATATTTGCAATCaatcaatcaccaacttccataGGGCTTCCGATTCCATATTATATCGCCACAGCCATTTCCCAATTAAGGCCCGATTAAAAATCCTTAGATTTCTGATTCCCAGACCACCAGATGAGATTGGGGAGCATACCTTATCCCAATTGACTAGATGGAATTTGAGTTCATACCCCATGCCACTCCATAAGAAATCACGATAAAGTTTCTCTATCTGTTTTGCCACACTTGCTGGAATTGGGAATAGAGAAAGGGAACTAGAGACTAGTTTCTAACATCTGTTCTATGGCtagaaatatattttgttttagatAACTTTGCTCTATTTGTTGTGGATTGCTGTAGTATGGCAATCTACTGGGCCTTTATTACAACAAGACAttgttgtttctccttttagccCCTCAGTATTATAATGCACATGGTCTAATTATGTTCACTCTTTGAGCCTGGAGAATTCCAATGATGTGTTTCATCTGTGTTAGTGAAAAGATTCAGTGGGTTCAATGTGAAGACTGTTTCAAGTGGCGCAAATTGCCTGCCAATGCTTTGCTTCCCTCAAAGTGGACCTGTTCTGACTCATTGGACCCAGAAAGGTATACCATAATCTGTTTCGAACTTTGCCAATTGTGTTTCCATACCATCTACTTCTTTGAGCACCTTATACCATCTTGCAGCCTGAAAGCTCTGATCAAATGAAGCATTCATTGGTGATTTGTGCTATAGATTACTTGCCCGCAATGCATATTTCACGATAAAACTAAAATGTGTGGACTCTAGACTGTGTTGTCTTAACTGcttgaaaatattccaaatacATAGCAAACAAGTCACTATCAGCCATTCAGCTAGATCTTTGTTGTTAGATCAATAGGGCGGGCTGGctgtttttgaaaatattatgacATTGCAGAATTGTCACTATCTTTTTATCTTTACAAAGAGACGACTTTTCCTTGTTTTTCCCCTTTCTTCTGTGAGAATCATCTTCTTATGTCCCAAATGGGTACactaagaaaattaaaacataGGACACAAACAACATAACtaccccccccccaaaaaaaaaaaaaaagaaaaagaaaaaaagagtggaatatataaaatgttgaaATTATGAGTTGATGAATTGGCACCTCTATTTATTCCCTTAATATCTTTGTGGTCCTCTCTGGCACCAGATCTATCTGTTCAGCAGCCCAAGAATTGACAGCAGAACAGCTTGAAGATCTTCTACCCCAGTGTAATTTAGGTATGAATTGCTTGAAACAAATGCTAGATCTTTCAGTCATATATGCAGAACTAATAAAATCAGGTATCATTTTATTAGGACACAAACTAGGCTTGTTGTCCAGCATGGTGCTAGAGCTAAAAAATCTGAGTTCTAGACTTGCTACTATTGCTCTGTCTCTgtatctgtctctctctctctgcctgtGTGCGTGTGTATGTGTGCACATGTCCTTTCATGCCTAATCGTCAACTTTGCAACTTGTTATGATTGGACAAGCTACCAAGAAAATCAAAGCTGCTAAACAGGAGCTAGATAATGTTGAAGCTCTGGAGGGACTTGACACTCTTGCAAACCTAGCCATCTTGGGAGAGGGCGAGCCACTTCCAGCATCATCCCAAGCCACGACAAAACACCCCCGGCATAGACCTGGCTGCTCATGCATTGTGTGCATTCAGCCACCTAGTGGGAAGGGCCCAAAACACAAGCAGAGTTGCACCTGTAATGTCTGTCTAACCGTGAAGCGCCGTTTCCGCACATTAATGTTGCGTCGTGAGAAGAAACAATCAGAGAAAGAAGGGGAAACAACACGCAAAAAGCTGCCACAGCAGCAGCCACCGTCGCCTGAGAAAGTTCAGGATGATGATTCCCAGCCATGTAGTAATAAAGGAAATTGTAGTCCGAAGCAGATTAGAGGGGCCAATGATGTTTCTGATGATGAAACTAATAGAGGGAAGTGCGCTTCTCCTTTTAAAGGTCAAATTGACTTGAATATCCAGCCGGAGCGGGAGGAAGAGCTTTCACCTAGTTCTGATTCTGGCAGCATGATGAAGTTGCTACGAGATGCAGCTGAGAGGTTTGTCATGCAGCAGAGATTACCAAGCTCTGGGGCCAGTGGAAGTGCATCCACCAATCAGTCAAAGCCGAGTGGAGATGGAGGTGGGGGCGAAAAACTCAGCAGTCTTGTCGCCCTTAGCAGCAATCATTGCGATGCTGATGAAGACTCTCCTGCAACTCTGTGTATAAAAGAATCTGGATCCACTCCGGCAACTGGGTAGATTAACCTTTGCTTTTATGGATGTTGATCAGCCACTATGTGGGAGTGTTGGTGGTGGCTGGGGCAGTTTCTGTTGTACATTCATCCATATAAGCTTCATGATCTTTCCCATCTTCGAATCTGTACATAAAGAAGAGGGATAGGGAGTGCACGTATGGTTGACAAACCGGTAATCTCCTCTCGACAGTAATTAGTTGACACCGAAAAGGCCAGGTAGGGAGAATTATAAAAATGCAACTGTAGTGGGTATTGGGTTGAAGCTATACAGTTTATTTTTAGGAGCTCACCTTTCTACCCTCATCCAGCAACTTTGAGGATGTAACTAAATTAGAATTTTTCGGCTCCGTATAAGAAAAAGTACTTTTGGGTAAGTTAATTTGTATTTGTTGGTAGTTGGTTATCAAGTTCAAATATCTATGCCAAGAAAATGAATCTAGATGATCTTACCTAGTTAAACACTTTGATTCTTGCCATAAGGGTGGGCACGGTTGTGTCCATATGAATGGGTTGAAAATCCTCCATTTtctgtatacttcctgtatacttGGACTATGTCTATTTATGtggtaataaaattctcttacaACTtaatgcaaaaaagaaaaaaattaaccaTATCCGACTTTCTACTGGATGAGAGTCGGAAGCAAAATTTAATTTGCAGCCAACTAGGATCTATTGAGTTGAGCCGACTTTGGATCTCTGGGATGCAGCTTTTGATTTCACATGTACAAAACCTACTCAGGTTTAAGgtgaaaacaacaataataagtATATGAAATTACTTATTGTCGACCATAAGGGTTTTATGCCAACAGATCATCTGGTCCTTCAGGTATTTGATACTCAAATGGTAATACAAATGTCTGTCAAAGAAGGATTAACCAAGACTAGTCGGTCGGTCTTTGACTCGAGATTCAGAACTACGGGTTGAGCATCTGTCTTAGGCACAAGCCAATCACACGCCATAAACTTCTTTGGCTAGCCAAGACTGATTTGTCCTTACTTCCCCAAGCCCATGGATATTTCTTGGTTGTTGAGAGCTTGGAAACGGACTATGTCAACAGAACCATCTTGGTGTCCAATGAAGTTCCAAATGCCACTTGTTTGCTTAATGAATAAACTGGGACAGATCAACGCAAGCCCCTCCTCTTACTTCTCACACTACCAAGAACCAAAAAGCTTCACCTGGTGTTCGTTTCTTGTGACCGGTTTTTTGCTCGTCACCTTCGCTCTGCTCCTTCATTAGGCAGCACGTGTGGCAGAGAAGGAAGAAGCCCCAAAACCTTACAAAACTCCAATACAGCGAGGAACATAAAAGTGCAATCCAAATCTTCCAGTGAATTTCTCGATCTCTTccaagaaaataagaagaaacaaACATAAATGTTTGGTTCACAGGCCTGAAGCAGCAGCAGGCTTACTTGGATGACATGGAAGCCGGCAAAGAGTGTCAATCTCGACAAGTTCTTTGAACATGCCGGTAATGTCAAGGAAGACATGACGCGAGTCAAGAGGATGTATAGAAAGTTACAAGAAGCCAATTAAGAGAGCAAAATCATCTACAATGCTAAAACCATGAAAGTGCTGCAAGCCTGGATGGACTCAAATGTTGAGCAGGTCTTCCAACATGTCAAATTTTATCAAGGGGAAACTTGAAGGCttataagttcaaaagttccaATGCCGTTCATCGATACCTTACAGGATGCGGTTCGGGTTCTTCTGCAGATCGAACCGAAACCTCGGTGGTTAGTGGGTTGGGAAAGATAGTCAAAAACTACTAAAACATGATCGATGCCTTTCAGGGGCTAAGAACCTCAATGAcacttgaatataaaaaaaattgtggaacACAGGTAATTCACAATCACAGGAGAGAAGGAAGTGAAAGTTTTCTCCAAAATTTCGTTCAGGAACAAGGGAGAGGTCAAATATGGGATGCCATAGAAGAGATTCACGAAAGACACGACCTTGCGAAGGACATAGAGTAGAATTTGATTGAGCTCTATcaagtattaaaatttaaaaaaaaaaaaaaaatctataaagggtttttataaaattaaaaaaaacttagcATATTAATGTGCATTGACATGATATGTCAaatggtaaagaaaaataaatctgatgtATCACATTGagtcatattaatttaaaaactttttgtaagatgtttttgtaaattgatcatttttattCTTGAACATGGCTATTAGGTGAAGACTCAAGGTCACCACCTCTTTGACAATCTCAAGTCTCAATCGAATGGACATAATTTATATTCTAGACCAGCTTTATATAACCCACAGTCCCATTTCCAAGATTAAGGGCTTCTTGCCTCCATTGttgattttttataagtaaaaataatacttttttaattcaaGTAAATATGTGGAGCCCAAGTATACAACAATATGCAAATAGTTATGAGTTAGAGATAGGATACAAGAAAGTTATGCAAGCTAGGTCCATAGAAAACAATAGTCGAAACCCATagaaataaagagaaaagagacgtcaaAATTCATTGATCTTCAAAACAATtgctatttcttttaaaaataaatgcacCACATGATACACAGAGGAATCATATTTCACACTGCAAAAATTTGGTACTTACCCTGAAAGTCTCTCTAAGAAGCAAAAAGACCCACCATCCTCCCGGGCATCGCCCACATAATTCCAGTCCTGCTAAAAATGTAGTCCCATAACATATTTTGCCTCCTTTGTTgtaggaagaaaaagaaagtacaAACATTTTTTCTATCTTAAACAACATGTACTCGGAATTTCATTCAAGAAAAGAAGGCAGAAAAGGGAACACGAAGGAACGTATCCGATTTTCGTTCAAGATGTGGAAAAGAAGTTGGTTTCTTACCGCAAAACCATGAAGTTGAGCCTGGGAAGACAACCTGGAGGAGGGGTTTAATAGATTCCCAGAAATGAGAATCTTGCTGCTTGGCGAGACCTTGGAGGCATGCTCATTTTTAAGATCTCCCCCTAAATAATTCAAGAGAGTTTCTCGAATAAAAACTTTCAGACAAATTCATGAGTAGTTACTTCACCCAAGTCTCTTATTCCTATTCCTCCCTCAGGCTTACAATTTCTATCCCACGCTATCCACTGCTTCTTCCTTATCCCCTCCTTAGAAACCCAGAAAATCTATCATAAGAACCCTACCAGAAAATATTTCACAATAGACAGAAGTacaagatgaagaagaaaagaaaaattttggttggCTAACACTCAGTAATACAAGCAAGGATGCAATGCATAGCAACATCCTTAGATGCTCTGCCAGCATTTTGTTGCAGTTGTTCATATTTAACGACGACTATCCCTTCTAAAGCTTGTTTATTCAAACAGAACTCCTAAACCCCCCAacccctcactctctctctccctcatatTCCTGTAAACTACGAAACTGaaacattcttttttttattggcactgggtgtccaGGAACAACATCTCGACTAATCCTGGGGGTGCACAGGTAagccctcggcaaggagtttcccgcaagtgcacctcaaGTAATTTAAGGAGAAAATCTCCCAGTCTGATgacccctagagattgtttgcattcAATGAGATTTGAACTTTAGACCTGGGAGAGCATACctcttgagccaacccctagcaGTTAGGAAACTGAAACATACAAACGGTTTTCCAGAATGATAACCCTAACTGACTAGTTGCTCAACTCTCGGTTTCGTATTGGCATCAGAACCTACAACCACCACCCCCAGCAAATCCCTAATCATAATGCTTCAATAACTAATGAGTTTATCACTGTCCAGAAAGACAAAAACACCCACATATCTGCTCCTGAAAGTTTGGGTTAAAGGCTatgcatattttaattaaatatttcagatCCTCGAATTTGATGCATCAACAAAAAACCACACCAAATATAATGCACAAGCAACTAGCAGCCGTGCTTTCATCAAGATAAACAGCAGTTTACCATCACAAAAAACAGTAAGGTACTGAATATTACAAACAAACAACAACACATTTGAGTACATTCACATTGAATATATGAAAACCATATCTTTAGTGCACGGATCAATATTCAGACCACCTAGACAGTCATCCCCAAATATATAAGTGGTCACAAATATGTAACCTCTTCCAATCATTGCCAAGGATCTACCACGATGAAGTAGCTTAAAAGCACAAAATACATTATGTAATCATCAAAACAAAGAGAACATCCCCTTATATACATGCTTTCTAAAAATCAATCAGGTACCATCATTGGGCAAAGCAGCCATGAACGAATTGTAGGAAGACTCCAGATCGAAATGGAGCTGCCGAGCCTGCTGCTCCGTCAACTCATCTGCTGCCCCCATCTTTGACAGCCTGGCAATCCAAtccttcatctttgtcttcccTTCAAAGTCCGGTGGTAAAATAGCCAACTTATTAAGTGAAGCAGAAAGGTCTGACAGCAGCGGGTGCACCTGATCAACTGCCACCATATTCAACTTCAGCGAGTCCATCGCAGTAATGAAATTCTGAACACACTCTGCCACAATGGCAGCTGAGTTGGTTGTTGAGCCAGCCGCAGCAGATCTATGCTCCACTGTGGCAGGAACTCCAGAGATAACCAGGCGGTTTATAGCTGCTGGGCAATCCATTTTATAAGTATCCGCAAACCTCTCAATGCTCGGGACAGTATCTTTGAGTGTAGAAGCCAAGGTCTTAAAATGGGCAATGAGTTTATGGCATTCGATCTCATACTCAGATGAGGATATTATATCGCGGACATATGCCTTCTCAAGCTTCTCAGTGGCCTTAATTATTGCATAAAGCTCAGCAAAGTTCTCGTACATTTCTCTCTCGCGCTTGTCGTTCCATAGCTTAACCTCCATTTCTTGTATGacgataatatatatgtatagatagACCCGGTAAGGTTAAAAATATTagggttttgtttttcctttcttgaGTGTGGAGGATTGGAGAAGAGAACGGGACACGCGCAAAGAGAACAAACTTTCTTCactgaaaaacaaaaatgtCACATATTAA
This sequence is a window from Carya illinoinensis cultivar Pawnee chromosome 9, C.illinoinensisPawnee_v1, whole genome shotgun sequence. Protein-coding genes within it:
- the LOC122277496 gene encoding vacuolar protein sorting-associated protein 28 homolog 2 gives rise to the protein MEVKLWNDKREREMYENFAELYAIIKATEKLEKAYVRDIISSSEYEIECHKLIAHFKTLASTLKDTVPSIERFADTYKMDCPAAINRLVISGVPATVEHRSAAAGSTTNSAAIVAECVQNFITAMDSLKLNMVAVDQVHPLLSDLSASLNKLAILPPDFEGKTKMKDWIARLSKMGAADELTEQQARQLHFDLESSYNSFMAALPNDGT